TGCGGTACTGATACCGAAATAATTGCCGctgctatttattttaaaacttcagtatatatatttagtagtcTGACACACACTTAGTggctttttaagaatattaattaaaaaggtAACCCAAAACTTGGAGAAAAATGTTTGTATCTAATATACCAAAATAACACACACTATGAAGTAGACACAGATGTAATTGAAAGTATTGAAACGTAACGTAACGATATCGTCGTTCgagatttttaagatttaaattttactctGAATTTTGATCGTCCATACtgtaaaatgttaaagcaaacCTTTGggcatttttaactaaaaaacacGGCTCAAAAATGTCATCGGAATATCTAGATTTGTACAtttcttttgtttatattttttaaaaaaaattgcaattacTATCACTacgtaattgtataatattttattatttactacatagatttttaaaaggaaggacctaataaataacaatataatcttTGTAGTTCGTAATGGttcattcattaatattattagatacacTATGTTGTCATTTTTTTCCCGATTTATTcatccataatattttaattaataagttgCATATACGGCAGGAAAGTACAGCGTTCTGGGGatttataaaaacgtaaaattgcaaacttctaaaatattgatttgcGCAAATTTGTTGTTGCGCCATTGGTCTTGacttgttaaaataaatgtttcaaaaaaaaaaaaaaaccaaaaaaagtcAATTGGTAGCTATTTCCCCagtaatttaataacttaattttttcaaagttaacttttaacttaacaagttatcgaaaaaaaattttccaaaatagAAAATACAAGTAAATAATGGATATAAATCttcaaattaaatgattatccgATTTTTATCTGGCACATAATCTGCGGTAATTATTTTACAACCAGTGATTATAACCAAGGCTCAGTAAATCATCTAAGAGGTCAATTCATTTAATACGATTCGTGTATTAGgcatttagataatttttacaacttgacattttcagaaaattatatttctttggcGATGGGTTGGAAGAACATGAACAGACAAAAAAAGGATTTGGAGACGTAacagttgatgattttaattcacCCAGAAAAGCCTCAGAAAACGAAAAATGTCTCACACAtacttatgtaagtatattactcAAGTCtctgattttaaatgtttgctaAAACCAAATATTACTTAGTGGCTTATTGTTTTTAGTCCACTGTATAAGATTATacttattatggttttaaaacCTGAAATATATGATGTACCACATACAAGGAACTAAGAAGTCGCATCCAATGTATACACAAATTTCAGACAATGACTTACTTGAAGATAATTCTGGCGGCTGTATGGCTACATCATATTGGAATGAATAATGAAACTCAAAGAGAATATTATGAGAATATAATTGATAGgattttatttcaaactattttactGTGCTATTAACGAACATACCCACCTCTTCACgggacacattgtataatattcttatcgaAGGGCTCAGCACGTTtagtcaatataaattaataaataaacaattttaggttacaatcttaaaatatccatagcttgctttaaaagtaaaatactaataaaagcTTAGGGCTACTCTATGAggttctttaataattatttttgtttttaagtttgattataatattatggtattttactatactattaAACCTGACAGTACATAATTGGATCTACTGTCCTCACAATTGCATGTTGCTCGTAGTTCAatgagagaaaacaaatggtgcactgacatatttttaacaaagtttaagttttttatacaatacattttgtttagcAGGAATCCAATTTCAATTACTCAGAGTGcctcaaaatatttaaattgcaaagagaataggtatacataactAGTTTGGACTATAGGGATAAGACATTTTAGTGGAATTACTTTGaaattattagttttctttAATTACTGTAAAATCTCATAcctaattgaaaaaattgatgaGAATATACGGTTATCAActacatttgtttttagaaacaaaaagtttttttcagAACTAGTTCCGTCACTATTGATCTGATTGTTATAACAATTGGATCTGTATTTTGGTAGGTACATTGGGAGTTGTGGAAACTTGAtacataaagttttattgagGTGTGTAAACATGTGAACATTCTGAACAGTGACTGTGTTCTGTGCAGTGACTGAATAGATTATTGAGAAATGAGAGGTCAGTTTGTTTACGGTCTTCTATTTGAAAGCGACTAATTATAAACGTATAGGTTTTTCCGTGGAGTACTGCATCTACCGACGGTCTGCACTCGgcttatcttaatattaaataaacacgatgtttatgtatactatttataaccaacctattaatgtatttaatcatagtacataatattttgtacacaatgtTTTTGTTATATGAATAAAGAGGTACacacaaataattgttattttatttcattttcactacaaatacaattttcaaacatatcattataataaatagatacaatcATTTTACTATGCCCCTAAAAAGATTCCTGTCGAGCCGGGGCTCAACCGGCTCgccccgtgcgcacgcctatggttGTTTCAAGCAATGGTTATTGCTAGATTTcaatgttaattataaaattaaatcataattaaaaaatatatatatttacctttcaaatacctactaaaaacattgtatcagctattttattattattatgtttatagatttTACACACAAATTTGCCTGTGTCTTATTCTAAACAATTGGATCAAAAGACATCTCCAGCTGTTAACACACATATAATTTGTGAAGACGTGACTATTGTACAAGATTTTTTGCCTAATGCTTCTTCTGTCAAAATGGTTTTGGTGAGCTGATAGGCTGATAGTATGTACATTCAttgataatactaatattaattaccaaatttaattaagtatgtaaattataggtttactGGTCGTCAAACCTGTTCTCATTCATGGAACTTACATCTCAACAAGAAAAGACAAACTTCTTCGAAAGAAAAGTGAGCCAACACCAATTACCTTCAGttaatgtaatttgtaatttaaaatttagaactatatgactaatgtattgttatttattgttatacttgcAGTAGGTTTTGTagttactaaataaaaaataaaaataaataaataaaaacataatataagatgtaaaattttgttttatatgttgacgcggctacgacggttGTGGTAGGtggtccgcggagagccggtCGTTGGTGTGGTATGTTGGGTGGCACACTCGAGCGTAAAAAGAACAAACACAATTTCGGGTGTCGATGGTTGGGTTTATTTTTCCCGTACCGGGTGtacgtagatatatatatataaatatatgtagcaaagaaagatataaaaaaaaaaagaacacaaaaTGACGGCGGGCTATATGCAAAATATAGATCTCTCTCTTTGTGGTCGTGTGGCTGTGCTCACGACGTGGGTTACGTTGCTAGTGGTAGgtctacgacggccggtactcgttctacgcgactcgccttcccgtcccaccttgtgcctttgtggcgtggtgggggagttggcgttgtcacgctgtagcccgtagtggcggttgacgaaaagtgtagactggtcgctgcggtacctgtactttgtactggtggccgctgcgtaccgcgtCATACTCCCCCGCCAAACCGTCACACGGGGTACACTTGTACCGGTGTCTGTGTGCTATTAGGGGAGGGGGTGGCTTGTACTACCTCTGGCTTTCGCTTGAGGTAGACTTGCCCGCGCCCGTGTGTGTTACTGGGGGTGTTTTGGGGACCCTACCGGAGTGTAGAACGAGTGTGTGTCGTCTAACTCCGGCATCCCCTCGAACGCCACCAGCCAATCTGCCTCGGTTATGTCCACCGTGGCCTCTGATTGGTCTGGTGACTCCTGGCTGGTGGGCTGTCCCGGCTCCTCGGACTTGCCGTCCTTGGATGCCGGTTTGTCCACCTCCATCGGTGTTGGGTTGGCCGGAGGCGTGCCGGCTGCTTCCGGGTCTGAGGTTGGCGCGGGTTGCTTGGCAAGCCGACGTTGTTGGCTTGCCTCGCTTTCCCTGGCTTTCCTCTTTTCCTTTAGCTGCTGGAATTTCCGGCGGTTCCGTGCCTGCTGCGCCTCCGTCCTCACCTTTCCCGTTGGGCCGGGGAGTACCCCCGTTTGCCTGGGTACCGGTGCCGGCTCCGCAGGTGTTACGGGGGCAGGTGTCGTTGCTGGGGGTGGTGGCCTTGTCAGGGACGGTGTGCGGCTGCCGGGTGTTGATGTTGATGGTGGTCGGTGTGGCCGCAACCTCCGCTGGATGTCCATCGTACGGTCCGCCCAGCCCCGGTTGTAGATGGCCGCCCGCACTGGATCCTGCAGGAGTTGGCGGGTAGTCATCCTCGCGACCTGGGCGGCTGTTCGCGGCTCATCCTGGCCACCGGATACCAGCCCCAGCCGTTGGATTAACTCGGCCACCTGCTGCCACTTCTCCTGCTGTTGGCCGGTCATGTtgtctgtaaatgattattattacagacaattgtttatttaatgttggcctaTCGGTGCCCGTTTTAAGCATGACACATGTATTTTCCGCGGTGGTTGTTGGTCGGTTTGGAAGACTCCTTTCCCGACCTGTTTCGCCAGTCTTACCGGTCCCCACCACTTTGGTGCGAAACCGGCGTGAAAATCTTTGTGTGCCTTAGATAAGTGGTGTGCTTTGTAGTAGACTACGTCGCCCTTGCCGAACTTCACCGGTGTGCCGGTGTTCGTGCTTGGTTTTACCACTACCTTTTTGCCTAAAATACGTTTCTCCCGCTCTACCCTCTCTTCCTGTATTTTTTTGATGTGTACCGGCGCCGCTTTAGACAGCGCCCAGTCTCCGGGTCTCTTGCACTCTCTGCCGAGGACAAGGACCGCGGGTGGGTAGCATGTCTGTTCGTTACACCTGTTCCGTATCGAAAATAGGATTGAGGGTAGTTTCGTGTCCCAAGATTTATGTTTGCCCGTTACTAGTTGTGCGCGTaaccctttttttaaatcttgattacggcgttcgactgggttggccctcgggTGGTAGATTGGGGTCGTCCAACCCTGTGCCCCCCAGCGTTCTAGCGCGTTCATCATTTCGTTTGACACAAACTGTGGGCCGTTATCACTGAGACACACGCGGGGGTAACCGAAACGCGAAAAGAACTCGCGTTCTAACGTttcgattattgttttagagGTTGCTGTTCCTAAGGGGTAAGCCTCGGTCCACCTACTAAAACAGTCGGTTGCTACCAGTATGTACGATTTTCCCTTACCAGAACGTGGGTATGGGCCCATGAGATCGACACTGATAACTTCCCATGGTTCACGGGGGGTTCTTGGTTGCATTGGGTCGTTTGGACGTGAGTTTAGTGGTTTCGTGCACGCACATACGTGGCACGCACCGACATATAACCTGACGTCGTTTTTTTGACCTTTCCAATAGTACCGTTGTCGAACCGCCCGGTACGTCTCTTTCCAGCCCGGGTGGTTGGATAAGACGTGATCGTGACACCTCCAAATTGCATGTTgtgctttggtttttggtatcacGACGGGTGTGTGGGTGCCTACGTTTACGCGTAAGAGACCTTCGGAAAAAACGTATGCGTTTGTTCCCGATTTTGTGCTCCTAGTGTTCCGCGCTGGCCCGTCCCACCTGTGACCGGCGACTACTTCGCGGATTGTGGCGTCTTCGGACTGCCATTTTTCGAGAGTCGTCGCGGTGAGTGGTGTGTCGTCACTAACGTGGTTATCGAACATTGAAAATATTCGGTCAGATTCGAGGTCAACACTGGTTGTCGGCGCTGTGGGCGCCCCTACCAATTTTTCCTCAAGTCGATCTTCGTCTACAGGTGTGCCCGGTGCCGGGTCACGAGATAACAAATCTGGTGCTTCGTTTTGTATTCCCGGGACGTGTaccgtactaaaatctaaattagctAGTTGTAGTGACCaacgtgttaattttgaatttttgtctttAGCCCTGTGTAACCATGTTAGTGCCGAGTTGTCGGTTAGGAGTTCGAAACGTCGGGTTTCTAGGTATGGACGGAATTTGTCTGTCGCCCAGATTATCGCTAGGCACTCGCGTTCGACcgcggcgtaccttgtttgcgtttcgctaaactttttgcttgcgtaGGACACTATGCGTCTTTCCTCCGGTCTGTCACCCCGTTGGAAAAGTACCGCACCGGCTCCTATTTCACTTGCATCTGTTTGCAGACAAAACGGTTTGCTATAATCGGGTGGCGACAATTTTGGTGATGTGACTAGcgcgttttttattgtttcgaacGCGCGTTGTTCTACCTCTGTCCATTTCCACCGTACTccctgttttaataaattagtgagTGGTGCTATGGTATCCGCGTAATTATCTACGAACTGGTTGTACCAGTTGCACACGCCCAAAAATTTACGTACGTCCCTAACCTTTTTGGGAACCGGAAAATTGTCAATGCATACCAATTTTTCCGGTTGTTTTTGTATGCCCTCCGAGTCTACGATGtgccctaaaaatgaaatttcgcGTAGaccgattttacatttttttgtgttgcacGTTAGTCCAAACCTCTTGAGCCGCTCGAGAACCTTGTCTAAGTGGGCCTGGTGTTCGTACTCGTCCCttgaaaatactacaatatcatCCAGGTAAACTTGTACGAAATCATCCTGGTACCCCCTCATGACCTCGTTCATGAGTCTCACGAAAGTCATTGGACTATTCTTTAGACCGAAGGGGAGGACTCTGAACTGATATAGACCTCTACGTGTTCGGAATGCCGTATATTTTCGTGCATTTTCGTGTAGCGGCACTTGCCAGTACCCCGACTTCAGGTCAAAAATGCTGAATATTTTCGCGCCCCGCATTTGCCTAATCATTTTGTTGAGATCTGGCATAGGGTACGCGTCGGATTCCGTAACGTCGTTAAGCCTCCTGTAGTCGACACAGAGACGAAAAGTTCCGTCTTTTTTCTTTGCCATTACTACTGGTGCGGCCCATGGTGAGGTGCTTGGTTCTACGAGCCCCTGGAGTTCCATATCGCGTACCATATCGTCGATAGCAGTTTGTTTCTGCTGCGGatatgggtatggtttgagcgCGATTGGGGACGGGTCTTTTAGCAGAATttcgtgttcaattaatttggtaCGTCCTACTTTTTCGCTGAATACTAccgcgtatttatttaaaatcttggtTAGTTTCGCGCGTGTTTCGGGGTCGTTTCCGAATTCTAATTGTGACAGGTCGGGACGAGTGGCGGGTGGTTGAGATTTCCCTTTCCAACATGTCGACGTACGAATTTGCTTACCCATGTGAATTGTGCACGCGGCGTAATCCCAAGAGACTTCGTTGTTAACAAGAAAGTCGTGTCCTAGTAACGCGTcgcaatacaaattgtctaggaTGGTCGCTTCGAATTTTATATCGAGTGTACCTATCCTAGCTTCGAATGTGGAGGTGCCACTGGTTGTTGCAGTGCGACCGTCCGCCATCCGGACTGTGTTTGTTGGTCCGTGGGTGGGTGTTTTGCCGTATTTACGGGCTACTGTCGGGTTTACGTATGATTTTTGTGCCTGCGAATCTAATAGGGCTGTTACGAAGCCTGACGGaaattcgagttcgaccgcgggggtcggaattttgtcTTGGCATGTTCGCGTACCGTTATTAGTCGTATTGCAATTGGTCGAGCGGGACAACTGGTTCTGAACCGCGATGGAGACTGTCTGGTCGGTGGTGTTAACCGCCATGACCATACTGTCAACATCGGTTGCCTCGTTGCTCGCCTGTTGCCTTACGTGCGCAGACTGACCTAATGCGGGGATAAGCGCGGTGTGTGTGCTTGTGTCCCCGTCACCTGTGTGGGTGAACACCCGTGTCTCTGTTGCCTTTGTCCCTACACCTGTGGCTGCCCCATAAGCCGGTTGTTGTTGAACACACGTGTCACCGGTGAGGTGAGTGTGTTCAATGGTGGGGTGGTGTAGGTTGGGGGTCTGTGAACGGGTGCCGAGTGGTGATTGGACGGAAAAAATGTTCGTAGTTGGTTGTTCTGTGTGTTGAATTACCGAACTACGCGCTTTTCGATTACGCTTATTTTTTTCGTGTGTACTACCGAGAGTGGGTGGTGATGAGTGGGGGGGTGGTGATGAGTCGATGAGGGGGACTAGTCCTCGTCGACTCCCCCGCCGTTTCCCGACGTGGTCGGTCTGTTTGGACACTTACTGTTCCAATGGAGTTCCCCACAATATCTGCACGGCCCCGGTGGTGTATTATCAGTTGCTTtcgcaaaaaatttttttttgaccggGGGGGCTGTTTGTGGGGTTTCCaccccttttttagttttagggGCCCATTGTTGTGGGGGCGGGTTGGTGTTGTCCGTTACCGGGTCCAAAACGCCTGCGATGCGTCGCAGCTCGCTGAACGTCAATGGCCGGTGTAGACGTATGTGTGTACGGAAAGTGTCACGCGTTAGTCCGGCGATAATACCTACCAACTCCGATTCGGATAGGCCGGTATTTACGCGGCGCGCGAGCTGGTTTTTAATCAGCACAAATTCCGTTAACGACTGTCTGGGCGTTTGACGTGTTGACACGATGTCGGCGCGCAATCGAGACTGAATTTCGgcgttattgaaattttcataaaattcctcCCTAAATTCTGTCCAGGATAGGTCGAGTGCCCTGATAGAATTGTACCATGTACTCGCCGTTCCTTTTAATTGCGTCTCGACCGCCCTGCACCAACCCGATGGGTGTATACGCGCTTGCGTCAAAATCGACTCGGTATTGTCTATAAACCGTACGGGGTCCTCGGCCCTAGTTCCTGTGAACTCGGGTAACGAGGCTCTTGCTGTACGCAAGTCCTCGTACGGTATTAGTACCGAACGTTCCTGTACGCGTGCTTCATATGACGCGTGTTGTGACGCGTGTGTGGTGTGACCCGTATAGTCGTGTTGACCGTCGCGCGTGAAGAACGGTCGGTTGTTCGTGGCGGCAGTGTGGCTGGCGCTCGGCTGAGCGCCGCCTTCGTTGCGCTCATACGACCTACCCGACTGGTAACTATCGTGTGTGCGAGTTGTTATGTGTACGGGTGACGGGTGGTTGGTGTACCGCGGGACTGCAAAGTCGTGTGGCTGCTGCGTGGCGGTCGTGCGCGATTCCGTAAAGAACCGCGTCATGCTTGCCTCGAGCGCCATTAGGCGTGCCTCGAACGACGTTGTGTCGTTCGTTTGTGGCAACGCCAGTTTTAACTTTTGCAGTTGTTCCGCTGCGGTTTTGAAAATGTCGGTATCTAATGGGTGTGCGGACTGGCCCTGTTGCATGGTCAGCTGGTTGTCGCCGTCCTCTGGCCGATCGTCCGTTGGTCCTTGACTTGCCGTATGGCTTGTCGAGATACCTCTAGCCGATGGTCCGAAAATCTGACTGACGTCCGTGCTTAACAGCGTTGATCGAACGTGTGGTTGTTGTCCAGTACCGTCCCCTAATCCTGTGATTGGGGGCTGCACTGGTTCGAACCTCACGTTCTCGGGTACTAGTCCGCTTTCCCTAAGGTGCTCCTCTAGCCTGACATACACATCCGACTTCGACCCGGACACACTGAGTCCGCGGGCCGAGCACTCGCTACGCAGCTCCGCCGACGATAACTGTTGTAACGTTTTACCAGTCATTATGTATGATTTAATTACAAATGCTGTCGTTAAGCAGTTGGTCGGTGAGGTAGCTTGTGTTTGGTGTGTGTACGTGGTTtagagactttttttttttgacgtaaaTTTTGTGCGCTGTTTACGGAAGTTTATCAGCGATTACGTTAGTAGGTCAGCTGTTGACGGTGCCGCCGTTGCGTTCCCAGAATAGCAGAACTGGGTCGACGTA
This genomic window from Metopolophium dirhodum isolate CAU chromosome 1, ASM1992520v1, whole genome shotgun sequence contains:
- the LOC132936870 gene encoding proteoglycan 4-like, giving the protein MTGQQQEKWQQVAELIQRLGLVSGGQDEPRTAAQVARMTTRQLLQDPVRAAIYNRGWADRTMDIQRRLRPHRPPSTSTPGSRTPSLTRPPPPATTPAPVTPAEPAPVPRQTGVLPGPTGKVRTEAQQARNRRKFQQLKEKRKARESEASQQRRLAKQPAPTSDPEAAGTPPANPTPMEVDKPASKDGKSEEPGQPTSQESPDQSEATVDITEADWLVAFEGMPELDDTHSFYTPVGSPKHPQ